From Halomicrobium salinisoli, the proteins below share one genomic window:
- a CDS encoding dipeptide epimerase: protein MNLAVERHSLAAADPFGIARGTTDAADAVVVELTHEGTTGVGGVAPTAYYGGSGDAVAATLEELRPVIVDCDDPHADQRLSRELAERAPDDPVARSAVSTALADLAARDLGVPCYRQWGLDPDAAPRTSFTVGIDDPDRMAEKAAAAVDEGYPILKIKVGTDDDRARVRAVREAAPDATLRVDANGAWDAAEAVEQARWLADEGVQFLEQPVPKDDLDGLRRVHGDAPLPICADESFVAAADAPRIADACDLVTVKLLKTGGVREAREAIAAAHACGLEVMLGCMLESNASIAPACHLAPLVEYADLDGALLLAEDPYRGVPMPEGRIDLQSVERGSGASKTG, encoded by the coding sequence GTGAACCTAGCCGTCGAGCGCCACTCGCTGGCCGCGGCGGACCCGTTCGGCATCGCCCGCGGGACCACCGACGCCGCCGACGCGGTCGTCGTGGAACTGACCCACGAGGGCACCACCGGCGTCGGCGGCGTCGCGCCCACGGCCTACTACGGCGGCAGCGGCGACGCGGTCGCGGCGACCCTGGAGGAACTCCGGCCCGTCATCGTGGACTGCGACGACCCCCACGCCGACCAGCGCCTCTCGCGCGAACTGGCCGAGCGGGCGCCCGACGACCCCGTGGCCCGCTCGGCCGTCTCGACGGCGCTGGCCGATCTCGCCGCCCGGGACCTGGGCGTCCCCTGCTACCGCCAGTGGGGACTGGACCCCGACGCCGCGCCGCGGACCTCCTTCACCGTCGGCATCGACGACCCCGACCGGATGGCCGAGAAGGCCGCCGCGGCCGTCGACGAGGGATACCCGATCCTGAAGATCAAGGTCGGGACCGACGACGACCGGGCGCGCGTCCGCGCCGTGCGCGAGGCCGCGCCCGACGCGACCCTCCGGGTGGACGCCAACGGCGCCTGGGACGCGGCCGAGGCCGTCGAGCAGGCCCGCTGGCTCGCCGACGAGGGCGTCCAGTTCCTCGAACAGCCCGTCCCGAAGGACGACCTCGACGGCCTCCGGCGGGTCCACGGGGACGCGCCGCTGCCGATCTGCGCCGACGAGTCCTTCGTCGCCGCGGCGGACGCCCCCCGGATCGCCGACGCCTGCGACCTCGTGACGGTCAAACTACTCAAGACCGGCGGCGTGCGCGAGGCCCGCGAGGCCATCGCCGCCGCCCACGCCTGCGGGCTGGAGGTGATGCTGGGGTGTATGCTGGAGTCGAACGCCTCCATCGCGCCCGCGTGCCACCTCGCGCCGCTGGTCGAGTACGCCGACCTCGACGGCGCCCTCCTGCTGGCCGAGGACCCCTACCGCGGCGTCCCGATGCCCGAGGGACGGATCGACCTTCAGTCCGTCGAGCGGGGGAGTGGTGCTAGTAAAACGGGGTGA
- a CDS encoding DUF1611 domain-containing protein: MDVAILAHDRFPDDAKTAVGVLRYGDHDVRAVLDRSTAGDRVHDHLPDVQDAPIVASMDEVPDVDALLIGIAPIGGGFEDDWRPDVRAALKRGCDVIAGLHYMLSADEEFAALAADHGAELRDLRRPPEDLSVADGTAGAVDADVVLTVGTDCSTGKMTTSFELRDAARERGIDAAVVPTGQTGIAIADRGIAIDRVIADFAAGAVEGLVEEQGDRDLLIVEGQGALVHPAYSGVTTSILHGAQPDALVLCHVAGREVVHGYESFPLPAVERYADLYERMASPVSGADVVAGALNTRRLDESGARDAVAEYGDALGVPATDPVRFDADEILEALP; encoded by the coding sequence ATGGACGTCGCCATCCTCGCTCACGACAGGTTCCCGGACGACGCGAAGACGGCCGTGGGCGTGCTGCGCTACGGCGACCACGACGTGCGCGCGGTGCTGGACCGGTCCACCGCGGGCGACCGGGTTCACGACCACCTGCCGGACGTTCAGGACGCGCCCATCGTCGCGTCGATGGACGAGGTCCCCGACGTGGACGCGCTGCTGATCGGCATCGCCCCCATCGGCGGCGGGTTCGAGGACGACTGGCGGCCGGACGTGCGGGCGGCCCTGAAGCGGGGCTGTGACGTGATCGCCGGGCTCCACTACATGCTCTCGGCGGACGAGGAGTTCGCCGCGCTGGCGGCGGACCACGGCGCCGAGCTACGGGACCTGCGGCGGCCGCCCGAGGACCTGAGCGTCGCCGACGGCACCGCCGGCGCGGTCGACGCCGACGTGGTGCTGACGGTGGGCACGGACTGCTCGACTGGGAAGATGACCACGAGCTTCGAGCTGCGGGACGCGGCGCGGGAGCGGGGCATCGACGCCGCCGTCGTCCCGACCGGCCAGACCGGTATCGCCATCGCCGACAGGGGCATCGCCATCGACCGGGTGATCGCGGACTTCGCCGCGGGCGCCGTCGAGGGGCTGGTCGAAGAGCAGGGCGACCGCGACCTGCTGATCGTCGAGGGCCAGGGCGCGCTGGTCCACCCCGCCTACTCCGGCGTGACGACGAGCATCCTCCACGGCGCCCAGCCCGACGCGCTGGTGCTCTGTCACGTCGCCGGCCGGGAGGTCGTCCATGGCTACGAATCGTTCCCGCTGCCCGCGGTCGAGCGGTACGCCGACCTCTACGAGCGGATGGCGTCGCCGGTCAGCGGCGCCGACGTCGTCGCCGGCGCGCTCAACACCCGGCGGCTGGACGAGAGCGGCGCCCGCGACGCCGTCGCGGAGTACGGCGACGCGCTGGGCGTCCCCGCGACCGATCCGGTCCGGTTCGACGCGGACGAGATCCTGGAGGCGCTGCCGTGA
- a CDS encoding Vms1/Ankzf1 family peptidyl-tRNA hydrolase, whose protein sequence is MLDELLRRGSLKERIEELEEENHHLQRQLEAEEERRADAVSERQDAEERVNRLQDRVTELEDRVERLQDGDADREFRVEETLRGGRLDEVLDRLAAVETEPEGVLTAYVADGREVPDPVRTALGDRAGLVGRAAPCLVVADDAGLLSACLSVPVAPEPFARWDERVALERAWFRPTGEHAVALVRSDLFALAEFDGDERVAFHGFDSDLKSQHSKGGFSQSRFERLREEQIDSHLERCRAAIEERSADRLYVLGERSVLSEFGDVADVTASVDATGDPEAALEDAVREFWTVRLRVP, encoded by the coding sequence ATGCTGGACGAGCTGCTCCGGCGGGGATCGCTGAAGGAGCGCATCGAGGAGCTGGAGGAGGAGAACCACCACCTCCAGCGCCAGCTCGAGGCGGAGGAGGAGCGCCGCGCCGACGCCGTCAGCGAGCGCCAGGACGCCGAGGAGCGGGTCAACCGCCTGCAGGACCGCGTCACCGAACTGGAGGACCGCGTCGAGCGCCTCCAGGACGGCGACGCCGACCGGGAGTTCCGCGTCGAGGAGACGCTACGGGGCGGGCGCCTCGACGAGGTCCTCGACCGCCTCGCCGCCGTCGAGACCGAGCCCGAGGGCGTCCTGACCGCCTACGTCGCCGACGGCCGCGAGGTGCCCGATCCCGTCCGGACGGCGCTGGGCGACCGGGCCGGGCTGGTCGGCCGCGCCGCCCCCTGCCTCGTCGTCGCCGACGACGCCGGCCTGCTGTCGGCCTGCCTCTCCGTCCCCGTCGCGCCCGAGCCCTTCGCCCGGTGGGACGAGCGCGTCGCCCTCGAGCGGGCGTGGTTCCGCCCCACCGGGGAGCACGCCGTCGCGCTCGTCCGCTCGGACCTGTTCGCCCTCGCCGAGTTCGACGGCGACGAGCGCGTCGCCTTCCACGGCTTCGACTCCGATCTGAAGAGCCAGCACTCCAAGGGCGGCTTCTCCCAGTCCCGCTTCGAGCGCCTCCGCGAGGAGCAGATCGACTCCCACCTCGAGCGGTGCCGCGCCGCCATCGAGGAGCGTTCGGCCGACCGCCTCTACGTCCTCGGCGAGCGCAGCGTCCTCTCGGAGTTCGGCGACGTCGCCGACGTCACCGCGTCCGTCGACGCCACCGGCGACCCGGAGGCTGCTCTGGAGGACGCCGTCCGCGAGTTCTGGACCGTCCGACTGCGAGTGCCGTGA
- a CDS encoding DUF5802 family protein: MFERFSGGYYVGRLYVEPSDGETAAMCHEQHERVNRELYATGEGVERTDLPLVMKLGERHFPVRGDEEVPADTLAVPESYLDDARVRNPPTLKEVLLAKADRARQLLTLTSGAAV; this comes from the coding sequence ATGTTCGAACGGTTCTCGGGAGGCTACTACGTGGGGCGCCTCTACGTCGAACCGAGCGACGGCGAGACCGCGGCGATGTGCCACGAGCAACACGAGCGCGTCAATCGGGAGCTCTACGCGACGGGCGAGGGCGTCGAGCGGACGGACCTCCCCCTCGTGATGAAGCTCGGGGAGCGGCACTTCCCCGTGCGGGGCGACGAAGAGGTGCCGGCGGACACGCTCGCCGTCCCAGAGTCGTACCTCGACGACGCCCGCGTGCGGAACCCGCCGACGCTGAAGGAGGTCCTGCTGGCCAAGGCCGACCGCGCCCGGCAGCTGCTCACGCTCACGTCCGGCGCGGCCGTCTGA
- a CDS encoding ArsR/SmtB family transcription factor translates to MDSAELLDLLGNANRRRILRLLAHKPCYVTEISEYIGVSPKAVIDHLSKLEEAGLVESRTDDQRRKYFSIARNLRLEVQVSPYRFGTKSAYPASRGLDISTCRYLTIDVSHDEGDDLTDVTRELKRLEQLENELSMAQRWVQGRLTEVRERLSERVEDDEGDGRLYAEVISALANGARDVDAVSREVEAPPELVEESLTWLAERGVAERDGDEWRLSE, encoded by the coding sequence ATGGATTCCGCCGAGTTGCTCGATCTACTCGGGAACGCCAACCGCAGGCGCATTCTCCGGCTGCTGGCCCACAAGCCCTGTTACGTGACCGAGATCAGCGAGTACATCGGCGTCAGTCCCAAGGCGGTCATCGACCACCTCTCGAAACTGGAGGAAGCGGGGCTGGTCGAGAGCCGAACCGACGACCAGCGCCGGAAGTACTTCTCCATCGCGCGGAACCTCCGGCTCGAAGTCCAGGTCTCGCCCTACCGGTTCGGCACCAAGAGCGCCTATCCGGCCAGTCGCGGGCTGGACATCAGCACCTGTCGCTACCTCACCATCGACGTCAGCCACGACGAGGGCGACGACCTGACCGACGTCACGCGTGAGCTCAAACGGCTCGAACAGCTGGAGAACGAGCTCTCGATGGCCCAGCGGTGGGTCCAGGGCCGGCTCACCGAGGTCCGGGAGCGGCTCAGCGAGCGGGTCGAGGACGACGAGGGCGACGGCCGGCTGTACGCCGAGGTGATCAGCGCGCTGGCCAACGGGGCCCGCGACGTCGACGCCGTCAGCCGCGAGGTGGAGGCCCCGCCGGAACTCGTCGAGGAGTCGCTGACCTGGCTCGCCGAGCGCGGCGTCGCCGAACGCGACGGCGACGAGTGGCGGCTCTCGGAGTGA
- the gatD gene encoding Glu-tRNA(Gln) amidotransferase subunit GatD yields the protein MNAGDRVRVDRADQTFEGVVLPFSSPETVVVKLDSGYNVGVDRDDASVEVLESGAFEVEETEDAEGESKVEFDEDLPTISLISTGGTIASTVDYRTGAVTAQFDAEDVLRAVPDLAGLANYRGRVVANILSENMTPDVWQQLARCVREEIEAGADGVVVMHGTDTMQFTASALAFMLDTPVPVVFTGSQRSADRPSSDNVMNAVCSVEAAKSDCAEVLVCMHESESDDACALHRGTRVRKNHTSRRDAFETVGREPLGEIDYETREIEWRREHAERGATDLALHDDLETDVELVKFTPGTPAERLERVGERAEGVVVEGTGLGHVNTDWIDVVDDLTDEGTPVVMTSQCIEGRVCDRVYDTGRDLLDAGIIEGEDMLPGTAKVKLMWALANAEDVADAMQEPIAGEITDRSVPWL from the coding sequence ATGAACGCAGGCGATCGGGTCCGCGTCGACCGCGCGGACCAGACTTTCGAGGGCGTCGTGTTGCCCTTCAGCTCGCCGGAGACGGTGGTCGTGAAGCTCGACAGCGGGTACAACGTCGGCGTCGACCGCGACGATGCGTCGGTCGAGGTGCTCGAGTCCGGGGCCTTCGAGGTCGAGGAGACCGAGGACGCCGAGGGCGAGTCGAAGGTAGAGTTCGACGAGGACCTGCCGACGATCTCACTGATCTCGACGGGTGGGACCATCGCGTCGACCGTCGACTACCGCACCGGCGCGGTCACGGCGCAGTTCGACGCCGAGGACGTCCTCCGGGCGGTGCCGGACCTGGCCGGCCTGGCCAACTACCGCGGCCGGGTCGTCGCCAACATCCTCTCGGAGAACATGACGCCGGACGTCTGGCAGCAGCTGGCCCGCTGCGTCCGCGAGGAGATCGAGGCCGGCGCCGACGGCGTCGTCGTCATGCACGGCACCGACACGATGCAGTTCACCGCCAGCGCGCTGGCCTTCATGCTGGACACGCCCGTCCCCGTCGTGTTCACGGGCAGCCAGCGCTCCGCGGACCGCCCATCCTCGGACAACGTGATGAACGCCGTCTGCTCGGTCGAGGCCGCCAAGAGCGACTGCGCGGAGGTGCTGGTCTGCATGCACGAAAGCGAGTCCGACGACGCCTGCGCCCTCCACCGGGGCACTCGCGTCCGGAAGAACCACACCTCCCGCCGTGACGCCTTCGAGACCGTCGGCCGCGAGCCGCTGGGCGAGATCGACTACGAGACCCGCGAGATCGAGTGGCGCCGCGAGCACGCCGAACGAGGGGCGACCGACCTCGCGCTCCACGACGACCTCGAGACCGACGTCGAACTCGTGAAGTTCACGCCGGGCACGCCCGCCGAACGGCTCGAGCGGGTCGGCGAGCGCGCCGAGGGGGTCGTCGTCGAGGGCACGGGCCTGGGCCACGTCAACACCGACTGGATCGACGTCGTCGACGACCTCACGGACGAGGGAACGCCAGTCGTGATGACCAGCCAGTGCATCGAGGGTCGCGTCTGCGACCGCGTGTACGACACCGGCCGCGACCTGCTCGACGCCGGGATCATCGAGGGCGAGGACATGCTCCCCGGCACGGCCAAGGTCAAGCTCATGTGGGCGCTGGCCAACGCCGAGGACGTCGCCGACGCGATGCAGGAACCGATCGCCGGCGAGATCACCGACCGGTCGGTCCCCTGGCTGTAA
- a CDS encoding ubiquitin-like small modifier protein 1, with translation MKWKLFATLAEAAGDSEVTVREGETVGDALDALLAERPDLETEVLDEDGDLREHLRLLHEGRDPFSEADGLATPVEENDELALMPPVSGG, from the coding sequence ATGAAGTGGAAGCTGTTCGCCACGCTGGCCGAGGCCGCCGGCGACTCCGAGGTGACCGTCCGGGAGGGGGAGACGGTGGGGGACGCGCTCGACGCGCTGCTGGCCGAGCGCCCCGATCTGGAGACGGAGGTGCTCGACGAGGACGGCGACCTGCGGGAGCACCTCCGACTGCTCCACGAGGGCCGGGACCCCTTCTCCGAGGCCGACGGGCTGGCGACGCCGGTCGAAGAGAACGACGAACTCGCGCTGATGCCGCCCGTAAGCGGCGGGTAA
- a CDS encoding TrkA C-terminal domain-containing protein produces MQLLAVTAERVVTAAAQIAGTAALAGLLAGAVAVLYRWYVRERVPRALALLVGLAGVAVVVNTTPLLAEEIADAGSGVEVEVEVLTALSNISLFVVGGLGAAGGVRLGDAVATDLFAATGRDVDADVSEIVQSVGRVTTVELPEDVDDVVGYDPVPEATKETLAGRKFLFPRRLTRAELRERLVSRLKADYGVGHVDVEIAEDGSVEYLAVGSRAAGIGPTLPPATNAVAIRADPAHAASAGDLVQVWETDPVRRVLTAELRGVSGDVVTVAIDAADTSKLDPTERYRLVTLPVQDRPDREFASLLRAADETMATVTVEAGSRLDGARVGDIDVTVAAITREDARPEPLPAADRTLEPGDVLYAIATPDLLRRLTEAADALGGTGGGASSSASGTRAGGAETGARQTPADDGQSSDDGDGRTQTVATESPEESADEDGSDGEGDENDEPTGAAAAAGDGETATEPDEGADDAAAGDGTNDGNVASDDGEPTDGDTPPAETEDDADAAGATNDDAADLAGDAFPDADDLPGSDLETPTLPGDDQPAPENGDGAAASGAGDAATPDSGDGQSSTDADEGESVGIDDAEPSGDGDRDETTVIDDAWDDLEPLVDEGDEAEEGLHDLDDLLGEDGDDAPDDGADPEADDDESDRDGDDRPE; encoded by the coding sequence CCGCGGGCGCTCGCACTGCTGGTCGGTCTGGCGGGCGTCGCCGTCGTCGTGAACACGACGCCGCTGCTGGCCGAGGAGATCGCAGACGCCGGCAGCGGCGTCGAGGTCGAGGTCGAGGTGCTGACGGCGCTGTCGAACATCTCCCTCTTCGTCGTCGGCGGCCTCGGCGCGGCGGGCGGCGTGCGGCTGGGCGACGCCGTGGCGACCGACCTGTTCGCCGCGACCGGCCGCGACGTCGACGCCGACGTCAGCGAGATCGTCCAGTCCGTCGGTCGCGTCACGACCGTCGAACTGCCGGAGGACGTCGACGACGTCGTCGGCTACGACCCCGTGCCCGAGGCCACGAAGGAGACGCTGGCCGGCCGGAAGTTCCTGTTCCCGCGCCGGCTGACCCGCGCCGAACTGCGCGAGCGGCTCGTCTCGCGGCTCAAGGCCGACTACGGCGTCGGCCACGTCGACGTCGAGATCGCCGAGGACGGCTCCGTCGAGTACCTCGCCGTCGGCTCCCGGGCCGCCGGCATCGGGCCGACGCTGCCGCCCGCGACCAACGCCGTCGCGATCAGGGCCGATCCGGCCCACGCCGCCAGCGCGGGCGACCTGGTCCAGGTGTGGGAGACCGACCCCGTCCGACGGGTCCTCACGGCCGAACTGCGCGGGGTCTCCGGCGACGTGGTGACCGTCGCCATCGACGCCGCGGACACGTCGAAGCTCGACCCGACCGAGCGCTACCGGCTGGTGACCCTGCCCGTCCAGGACCGGCCCGACCGGGAGTTCGCGTCGCTGCTGCGGGCCGCCGACGAGACGATGGCCACGGTCACGGTCGAGGCGGGGAGCCGCCTCGACGGGGCCCGCGTCGGCGACATCGACGTGACCGTCGCGGCGATCACCCGCGAGGACGCCCGGCCGGAGCCGCTGCCGGCCGCCGACCGGACGCTCGAGCCCGGCGACGTGCTCTACGCCATCGCGACGCCCGACCTGCTGCGGCGGCTGACCGAGGCCGCCGACGCGCTCGGGGGCACCGGTGGCGGAGCGTCGTCGTCCGCCTCGGGGACGCGCGCCGGCGGCGCCGAAACGGGCGCGAGGCAGACGCCCGCGGACGACGGGCAGTCGTCCGACGACGGCGACGGACGGACGCAGACGGTGGCGACGGAGTCCCCGGAGGAGTCGGCCGACGAGGACGGTTCCGACGGCGAAGGCGACGAGAACGACGAGCCGACTGGCGCCGCAGCTGCGGCGGGCGACGGGGAGACGGCGACCGAACCGGACGAGGGAGCGGACGACGCGGCGGCGGGCGACGGGACGAACGATGGCAATGTGGCGAGCGACGACGGCGAGCCGACCGACGGCGACACGCCGCCGGCGGAAACAGAGGACGACGCGGACGCGGCCGGTGCGACGAACGACGACGCGGCGGACCTGGCGGGGGACGCGTTCCCCGACGCGGACGACCTGCCGGGATCCGACCTCGAGACGCCGACGCTGCCCGGCGACGACCAGCCGGCCCCGGAGAACGGCGACGGGGCGGCGGCCTCCGGTGCGGGCGACGCGGCGACGCCCGACAGCGGCGACGGCCAGTCGTCGACCGACGCGGACGAGGGGGAGTCAGTGGGCATCGACGACGCGGAGCCCTCCGGCGACGGCGACCGGGACGAGACGACCGTCATCGACGACGCCTGGGACGACCTGGAACCGCTCGTCGACGAGGGCGACGAGGCGGAGGAGGGCCTGCACGACCTCGACGACCTGCTCGGGGAGGACGGCGACGACGCGCCGGACGACGGCGCTGACCCCGAGGCCGACGACGACGAGAGCGACCGCGACGGCGACGACCGCCCGGAGTGA